The genomic stretch GACAGTTCTTAAATTCCCTCCATGAACTAAGAATAAATTTCATAGTTCTCTGAGCAAAAATTTTGCATTTAGGTGCCATTCAATCTAGCCATTCTAATGACCTTGCTGATCCTCATTTTGAGAAAGCGAGGCTCCCAATAGTATCTCCAGCATCCTCTGCACCTCCCAACTCTCACTGGACTAGGCTTCCTTCCTAGTAGGGCTGTCTTGCTAGTGGAGCTATTGAAGTTCATTCCCTCTTCACACCTGATGAGCAATGAGGACTGAGGATCTTCCCTCATGACTGACAGGAAACCAGAGTCAGGCAGGGGTCTCCTGATACAGATGAATACCCTGGAATGAGACACAGGTATGATTTCCACTGAACTGGAACCAGCTTTCTGAAAGGCTGAAAGGACAGGTATGTACTGTTGTATGATCTTAAGCATGCTGTGTGATCGAGAGTGCTCTTGATGTTGTTCTGTAAGTACCACGAGATTATGGATATGTCCCTCTTCTTTCTGGTATGTTATACAACCCATCAAACCACCATGTTCTCATCCAAACTTTCTAGTAGAATTGTCAGGTGGGAAGAAGTAGCTCTGTATTTGGTATCTTAGCAGATATCATCATGTAGCTCCTTTCCATGTAGTATGAAAAAATGACCCTCGTTTCTCTCCTACCAGTAGGATTCCTCCAGTGACGTCACAATACACTGCAATcattctgtcttcaagttcaacACATGTTCCCAGGggttcttatttttccttatcaAAACTGCTCATTTCACTCCAGAATGTattgtctttagttttctttatgtgTATCATCAGCtaatgaaatctttctttttattttacattttttttctgttctaggatCCAATCAAGATTCGCATGTCGCATTCAGTTATCATGCCTCGTTAAACTGCATTAATTCCTTCAGTCTGGGACAGTTCTTCAGCCTTTATCTTTCACAACCCTGACATTTTTTACAagtagagtttattttaaaaggtgtCCATCAATCTGagctgtgaaaatattttatactataaTCTTTGTAGGGTCTTACACctttcacaattaaaaaacaaacaaacaaacaagaggCACTtggagagaaatgaaatgaacCCAGAAAAGGTAAACTTCAAGAAGCACTGATAAGCAAAAATATCAGTAGAAACAGCCTACTTATCAGGGTATGGATTGTctttaaataactattttctcctgattataaaagcaaaacaatactAAAACAGAAAACAGCCATTAAAGGCCTCTCCCATGCTAATCACCTGCACTTTCTCCCATCCGAGGAAGAAGGCCACCACCAGAGTAAAAATCCCCACTGCATCACAAACTTTGCTCATTTGCAGATGCCATTTTCTGccttttaatgaaataaacttttgGCCATAATAACATCAGTGAGATGATGAACTGCTAAGGGCCAAACCTTAATTCCTCCACGGAGACACTCACTTAACAACATAGATGGACCAAGTTGCCTTTGTGAGAACTCCATGAACTAGTCAAGAGGTATTAGCACATGAGAGAAACCCAAATCCAGGAAGAAGTGAATCAAAGTTGTCGAGAAATCTTGCTGAATTTGCCCTTTAAGGACCCACCCCTTCCCAGAAGCAGCACGGCAGAATCAGGAGAAAATTCCCAAGTTCTgcccagaagaagaagaaggtagAATATTCATCTAAAGTAGTATCTTTCTAGTGGGCTGCCAGGACTGGCTTATGTCTGTCTGACTTGGAGCACTAAAGAGAAAGACAATGCACTTGGAATGCCTGGACAGAGGCCACAGAGAATAACGTTAAGGCAGCCTTAGACTGCAGTACCACAAACAGATGACAGGTGGGACAAGAAATGATGGACTCTTGAAAACAAAGGCAAACCTCCTAATGGTTAACATTACACAAACAAGCCAGAGAAAATGCATTCTCTGAAAACGTTTGAGAATTTCtaggctttttgtttgtttatttgtttttattctggggattaaatccaggtcctcacatatgctgggcaaatgcccttccactgagctacatccccagccctaaagtttCTATCAGTCTATTGGTGAAAGTCTTCTACTATATGAAGCCAATCCATAAAAACTGAGAAGTAGCTATTTTCTCAAGAGCAAGAGCACAAGGCCTGCACAGAAACATGGAAGCATGACCCGACCagagaaataaactaaatattcataaaatgattATGAAATCTTCCTTAAATGAAATCTATGACTTATCTGACAACAAATTCAAAATATCCACCTGAAGGATAATCAGTAAGCTAAAAGAGAACACAAACAGACAACAAAATCAGGGAAACAATGCAAGAACAAAATGAGACTATTAAAgacatataaattattaaaaagaaacaaaaattttggaGTTTAAGAATACAATAAGTAAATTGAAATATTCAATAGTGTTCATAATAGACTCAatcaagcagaggaaaaaaaatcagtgaacttaAGGACAtatcatttgaaattattgaataaatgaagcaaaagaaaaaggaataaataaaagtgaagagaTACTAAAGGTTTTATGAGAAACCATAAAGCTGAATTTTTTGCATTAGTGGAGTTTCAGAAAGGGAATAGAGTGAAAGAGATAgagattacattttttaaataattactgtaattttaaacttcccaaatttgaagaagaaaatagacatacatattcaaaaactaaataaactctGATAAATCCAAAGACACCCATAATGAGACATCTTATAGTCAAATCATCAAAAGTCACAAAGATAGAACCATGGCAGCATCAAGGgaaaagtaattcatcacatacAAGGAAACTCCTAAAAGATTATCAGCAGATTGCTTAGTAAAATCCTTGGGCACCTGTTTCAAGCTGTTCTGTTTCAAGCCACACAGCAATTCaataaatcagaatctctggtgGTGATACTCAGGCATCAGTGTTTTTAAAGATCCCTGAGTGCTTCCCATAAAGGCAATCTTGAGGACTAGTAATATGCATCCTAAAAGATAACCTgcacaaataaatttttgataCATACAAATTTTGTATGGCAAATATACAGGAGTTGTTGAAAATATGttaattataagaaattttaagtACATAAAAAGATTTCATCTTTTTGAGATACTTGGATCATTAATCCAAATGCAGAAGTTGCATAAGTATAATAGAATTCAGAAATGCATGAATAACCTATACAAAAAATATTCCCACAGTTTCACtaaagacagattttttaaaaagtaatatttagaTAGGAAATAGGAAAAGTAATGAAAAGCATAAGAGCTAAAACATGATGTGATGAAGGAGATCAGATTTGCAGGTCTCGATGTTTAGTTTTGCTGCCTTTGCCAACCAGCACTACAAAGGGACGCCACAGGTCCTGAGACTAGACTATTTTTCTGAAGAGCTTCCACATGGCCCTCTTGATGTCCTTGTTCCTAAGGCTGTATATAAAAGGGTTGAGCATAGGCGTAACTACAGTATACACTACTGAAGCTACTGCACCCTTCCTAGGAGAAAGTGAGACAGCTGAACTAAGATACACCCCAAGGCCTGtcccataaaataagcaaacaactaACAGGTGAGACCCACAAGTGGAGAAGGCTTTATATTTCCCACCTGATGATGGAACTCTCAGAATAGAGGAAACtattttatagtaagagaaaaaaatccctgAGATAGGAAGAAAACCAGAGATGGCACCAACAAAATACATGACTATGTTATTGGTAAACGTGTCAGAACAGGCAAGGTTGAGGAGCTGGgaagggtcacagaagaaatgagaaatctcCACATTCTTGAAGTAGGTAAGTTGTAACACCATTGAATTGTGCAGCTGGGAAACCAAAAGGCTAATGAGAACTGACAACAAAACCAAGAAGCCACAAAGGCAAGGGTGCATAATGACCTGGTAGTGTAGTGGGTGGCAAATGGCCACAAACCTGTCATAGGCCATTACACTTAGAAGCAGACTATCCAAACATccaaaaagcataaaaaaagaCATCTGCGTCAGGCAGCCTGCATATGAGATGACTCTGCTGTGAGTTTGGATGTCCACAATCATCTTTGGGACTGTGGTAGAGGTGAAACTGATGTCAgtcaaggacaggttggagaggaagaagtacatgggggtgtggaggtgggagtcagagctgacagccaggatgatgagcaggttcccaaacACTGTGACCatgtacatggacaggaacagtccaaagaggatgggctgcaggTCTGGATCTTCTGAGAGTCCCATGAGATGGAATTCTGAGACATATGTTACATTCTGTGGTTCTATATTGGATGGACACctgttgaaaatgaaaagaagattagaaaaagtaaataagcaAACCAGTATGCAGCACTGTCTATTATTTTGGATTAAGGTAATTCACTAGTAAAGTCTTTTCATATGAGGGCCATATACCCTCAGCATTCTTTCTTAGTTGTGACAAACCCAAACATCTTAGAACTCTTTCATCACTGATTTTTGTGCTATTCACCTTTTTCTGTACACAACACCCTTGGAAACACTCAACTaaagttatgttttaaaatcaaaaagcatTAGAGAGAAATACataattatggtaaaatatttgtttaagacaaaacaaagataaatatccttttgactttaagaaaaagacCATTCTAattataagaaagtaaaaagcaGTCCTATTTTATTCAAATACAATGCAAGATATTCtcttaataaataatattgacAAGCTCTATAAGTGCTATAACCAAATTATCTGGATTCTAACTCAAAGTCAAATGTTCATAATCATAAAGCATTTTTATCTTACCAGTTATCTTCATGAATTTTCATCCTTTTTGTTCTTCTGACTTTGTTCCTTTATAGAATTGAACACTCACTCAAAAATGTAGGACatcttttttaattcttctttaatattACATCTAACCTTGGTCTAATGTACTTCAGATTTTGACAAACGTGTTGGTTAAATATACTAAATCATACAGCATCACTGATCCCATAGATGTCATCAGTGTACAATAAACATCCAAAtcattaaacaaataataattagcatttaagaaatattttctttctaataattctcattttattcagtATTAAATTCTCAATCTTACACAATCTCAAGGAAACATCAGGTATTTCATACTTGTTTGGCTTGGTTAAAGTACTtaaatgggatttttttatttcactgacaAACTACAGTCATGTTTTGGAGATGTAGAGTGATATTAAGATATGTGTATATAGTGTAGAGTaattgggacattttcttcccttgttttcttatattggtcaaatatcagtgagactctgagatattgaagatttcctctattggcttgtagtgtccctgtagatttccagtatatcacctcccagccttcagtagcctgaagtcttggaggaacttgataatgcagtgcttccaaagaaagctgcccctagcctgctactgggtccagggctgggggctggttctgtgtggaaatcctgtCACTGAGcgggtctgctccaagaagctgactgtggatcGCACCTGCCGCCGGAAGgaacagggctgcttggggaagactcttgctgccctgccctgctccaagaagctgccctctgtccgggcctgctgcctgggccaagcttcacccggtgggagagactcaccctgtggctctatgttggtccgagcctctcaatacctccccttcttgaatcctgagttctggagcgatgggagatgcagtcaccctctagtccaccatcttagATCTCCGGTGTAGAGTAATTGGATCAAGTTTAAATGAATTTCTAATCTTAAGCATGTTGCGTCCTCATGAAATTCAACCCCCTTGCTGACATTTGAGGAATTTAGGGCCATGGGTGCTCCAAACCGAAGCCTGACACCTAGCCTTCTTATGCCTAATTAATAGCTATTCACATCAGTCTTTCCTGATATGAAAATTTCAGTTCTCTTTCACCAGCTCCCTGAGAGCACCTGTATTCCTTGTTTCTCTTGGCATATGGTACAACTTAATTtcagtaaaaatacaaaagaaaaagaacagacagGCTAATGTAGTAAACACCAGGGACGTTTCCACATCGGTAAAATGAAGATCATAGTTGAACTTACCTTACAGTGGTGTGTTTAAGAAATTGGATGAACTGAAACAAAGTGCTTAGACCAGTGGTCATCAATCCTTCTTGATCATTATATTTACCTGTGGGTATTTAAACTATACTGATGCTCTACCACAGTTTAGAACCAATTAAATAATTATCTCTACACGTGTGGTTCTTAGTGGTCCAGGGTCAAGAATCAATGTCTTAGAATATTGCCACACACAGAAAATGCTCCATTAATAGTATATATGTTATTAATAATACCTACTACCTGTATTAAAAGTATAAACATTTCCATATTTGCTTCAGAACTTCTATTTTATAGAGATCTGAAATATTACcaataaatttttagttttcttatatCTATGCATAATCCCATTCCTCTGAACATCTGTCCCCCAAATGCAAACACTGTCATGAATTTGGTAAGTATATTTTGTCAATGATTCTATAACATTAGTATTGATTTACTTATGTGTAATTTTCTTGAAAATCTATGTAACCAATGTATTGTTCTATATTACATCTAACATTTTACTAAAACACTGAACTAAAGTCTTTCTGCAAAGTACATATGCTTAGATATAACACTTTGATGCATAATATTGCCTGAGGActggatttcattttatttatcaatttctcATTACAACAATCCTATGAAAATTCTCACACTTCTCTCATCACAGAAGTGAGAATTTGTATATGATGTGTGCATGGAAGATAGCTGTTTGAGTTGTAAAAAAGATATATGTtcaatttttactatttattgcctacatttattttcccattagaaaaaaatcagttgctATCAAATACTTTCTCTTAGGATATCCAAcctcagtggcacatacctgtaatgccagcaactccgGAGAGtaagccaggaggatcacaagttcaaagctggcctcagcaacttagtgaggccctaagcaacttagtgagaccctgtctctatataaaaaatcaaagcacccctgggttcaatccccaataccaaacaaaacaacaacaaaaaagatatcAATAAGAAATATCCTTGAAGTGTGTCTAATGTAATTGAGAGTTCCATGTGAGAATTCTCATCTTACATAGGGAATTATATTTCCATGTCTCAGATGTCCAAACTTGGTTGTAAAATTCATTATTATTCACTTTAAAAGTTATATACTCATGTCAGAAATGCCCATATAAACCACCGGTTCATTCCCCTACTTCACAGATGAACTCACTGAATTGCAAGAGAAAGAAtcaatgtttcaaaaaaaaaaaaaaaaaagaatcaatgtttCTGCCTTGGTTCATGCTCAAGTAGGTTTGACAAGAAAACTAACTTATATCTCCTGAGGAGACAAAGTCCTGAGACTACAGTCAATAGACCAAGGTCTAAGACTCATGTCTTAACACTCACGGTGTgttacatataaaaagaaaaaactctccACCTCTCTATACTAGCTCTCCCTACCTGGAAATGGGGAGAATAATACTAAACTCTAGAGATGTAGGGTCCctaaacttaataaatatttgtccatTGTTTTGTAATCAGAATCTGAATCATCTTGGAATTTATTCTAGACTTATTCATAAAATACAATCCTACACAGTTTTAAGCCCTTTTGTTGCTTCTGTGGTAGAGAAGATAAGTCTCTCTGGTCTCAGAGCACTGGAGCACAGGAGACTTGAAATCCTGGTAGGTTTCTCAGCCCATGCAACTAGATTTACCCACcccttttctttctgcctctttttttgtgtttataaTCTCTACAATGGTTTGGGGGAAATTGAATGCTATAGTTGCAATGACATGGAAAACAACAGGTTCCATGGAAATGTCATGAAACGAACTCAAATAAGTGCAATTTGATCTTGTCTCTTTTCCTATGGGACATCCCTAAACATATAAAGGCACAGGTAGGAATACACCCCAGGATGTGCATGCCATATTGGCCACACTAACAGATTTttatcattgttgtttttctaggcaattttgtttcaaagatgctctaggaaaacagaaatgaatgagaTTCAGTCATTTCCTCCAACTTCCTAGTATCTGCTAAtacaggaacaaaaataaaaagctttttttttttcaaaaagctaTTGAAAATCCAATCTTCATGTCACAAGATATTTTAGTTGAATACTGTGAGGCTTagttttaacaacaaaaataatacctTATTTTTTGCCCTTGATAATCTATTTAATCTTGACTCAGTGGAGTCTCTCAACTCCTAGGAACTGACTCTGAGGTACAGGTTGAGTTGAGGCTCAGAAATAATAACTTGCTTCATATCACACAAATAATGAGCAGAGCAAaggtttcaaaattatttttttcctcagagaCACAATAAATTTCTTCAGTCTGGCTTAAAGCAAAAATCCACAGGTCTCAAAAAAATGGCACTTCTCTTGCACATCTTTTAACAGATTCCAGTTTCCTAAGTATGATGGAGAAGAGCCAAGTTTCAGGAGTGGAAGAGTAAGTAGATAACTGAAGTGCCAGTTCAGGAGAAGGGGCAAGAGAGAGAGCTTTTCTGAATGTTCATGAGCTCTTTCTGTGATTGCCCACGTACAATCTCAGTCATCCTTCCTGTGGTTGGTACAGCTAGGGGCACCCCTGTTCTCTCAGAGATTACCAGGAATCCctaaagggaagaacagagtgAGAAGAGGGTTCTGCTGGGagctacagaaagagaaatggcTGTTTGGGTTGCTGCAGGAGAATCCTGGATAGGTCCCTGTTTGGAGTCAAAATGTTCAATTCACCCCATTCCATCCCAGAATATGGTGCAAGTTACATAAGAAGTTTTCCATTCCTTTCAAGTAAAGGAACAATAATGTTTACACCTGGGAGTGATCATTGCAGATGAAATTAAATTAACTACATAGAGTCTGGCACTTGGGAACGTTTGATAAAGATTCATGACATCATAGTTACAGTCATCTGTCATTCTTATCCTCATGATGGCCTTTGCAATCATTTTAGAGCACATAAGAGACAGTTTAAAGAGATCCATTTCTTGCCCTAGTGACAAAGATACCCACCAGAGCTAGAACTAGTGTGGAAGGAGAGCAGAAGTCTGAATGAGAGGTCTTGGATCCTCATCAGAACCAAGACTACAAACTAGAATAGTGGCCACAGAGAGTGGGAAAAGTAGGAAGAAGTGGGAAAGAGGGAGATTTGATGACAGGTACCAAAATACAGTTATCTAGGAGCAATAAATTCTAGTGTTCTATAGAACAGTAGGGTAGGTAAAGTTTACAAcaatttattagatattttataaagaactagaaaagagGCATTTGAATGCtgccaacacaaagaaataataaatgtttaaggagatgaaaatgctaattacccAGATTTGATCATGACATATTGTAtccatgtatcaaattatcacactctatcccacatacatatttatataattatggtgtcaatttattttttaatttaaatttttttatttcatggaccTCTGAGTTAAAACTTTGCATTTGGGGGCCCTCCATCTGGACACTTCAGCTGCTTGTCTGGATAATGAGGAATTGATGCTCTCTGAGTCCCTCCTGCATCCAGTTTCTCCCACCACACTCACCAGTCAGTGCTGCCTCTATGCTGGGGCATGACCAAGGAGTGACGATCCATTGCCTTTCCCCTGCCTGGTAAGTGGCAGAGAGTCAGGCTCCGTCCTCAGAACTGGCAGGAGGACAGACTCAGGCATGGACCTCCAATGCAGA from Sciurus carolinensis chromosome 17, mSciCar1.2, whole genome shotgun sequence encodes the following:
- the LOC124968998 gene encoding olfactory receptor 18 — protein: MDRHSLVMPQHRGSTDWCPSNIEPQNVTYVSEFHLMGLSEDPDLQPILFGLFLSMYMVTVFGNLLIILAVSSDSHLHTPMYFFLSNLSLTDISFTSTTVPKMIVDIQTHSRVISYAGCLTQMSFFMLFGCLDSLLLSVMAYDRFVAICHPLHYQVIMHPCLCGFLVLLSVLISLLVSQLHNSMVLQLTYFKNVEISHFFCDPSQLLNLACSDTFTNNIVMYFVGAISGFLPISGIFFSYYKIVSSILRVPSSGGKYKAFSTCGSHLLVVCLFYGTGLGVYLSSAVSLSPRKGAVASVVYTVVTPMLNPFIYSLRNKDIKRAMWKLFRKIV